One part of the Sorangiineae bacterium MSr11954 genome encodes these proteins:
- a CDS encoding polymer-forming cytoskeletal protein yields MIEKSSSISGTGATGATGTAAVKQTLVEDGTTFKGSLSSNCPIVVKGRIEGDVAAPSLNVSTSGSVHGTVKVTDLRSAGELSGDFESETVQLSGIVKDNTRLRAKSLEVRLAVPQGKMQVIFGECSLEVGDPLTKEDVIKAASQPPVEAKAEEPKPAEAAKTDAPPKAGKSETPAKSDTKATDVAGTGTGKSGGGGGSEPKGASVRPKDGKEEETNGAPAEATK; encoded by the coding sequence ATGATTGAAAAGAGCAGCAGCATCAGTGGAACGGGCGCGACCGGCGCGACCGGGACGGCAGCCGTCAAGCAAACCCTCGTGGAGGACGGGACCACCTTCAAAGGCTCCCTCTCGTCGAACTGCCCCATCGTGGTCAAAGGCCGCATCGAAGGCGATGTGGCGGCGCCCTCGCTCAACGTGAGCACCTCGGGCTCCGTCCACGGCACCGTCAAGGTCACCGACCTTCGCTCGGCCGGCGAGCTCTCGGGCGACTTCGAGTCGGAGACCGTGCAACTCTCCGGCATCGTGAAGGACAACACGCGCCTTCGCGCGAAGTCCCTCGAGGTCCGCCTGGCCGTTCCTCAAGGCAAGATGCAAGTCATCTTCGGCGAATGTTCCCTCGAGGTCGGCGACCCTCTGACCAAAGAAGACGTCATCAAAGCCGCATCCCAGCCGCCCGTCGAAGCCAAGGCCGAGGAGCCGAAGCCCGCCGAGGCTGCCAAAACCGACGCTCCCCCCAAAGCCGGCAAATCCGAGACCCCCGCCAAATCCGACACGAAGGCCACCGACGTCGCCGGCACGGGCACGGGCAAGTCGGGCGGCGGCGGTGGCAGCGAGCCCAAAGGCGCCTCCGTCCGTCCCAAAGACGGCAAAGAAGAAGAGACCAACGGCGCCCCCGCCGAAGCGACGAAGTAG
- a CDS encoding pentapeptide repeat-containing protein gives MSQNMPEFTPDVILSKIKRGERLERADLRGVNLARAPLEGANLRRCDLEGSNLEGAKLSRANLKNASLREAYLVSADLREANLDNADLEGANLEGAILAGANLSRANLEGANLVGADLTGAKFSYAQLDSANLGCADLSGAVLSHADLVEAYLGAAKLLVADLSNANLRSANLEEADFTDARLNDAELVSVNARAAKFIGASLLKVNLSNANLTDSDLEKADARHANLVGATLDGANVNGLKVGGLSGTGKSIKNVRGEWIDVTIPGDGSSRAAAAQMPAILAGETPTLVAPSQLPPQQTGPGPHAVKRYFGRGDTFRNASLEFDDGASVEIQSLFEQCSITLGHGVELVIGKSGILAGCQINGFGKIVVNGHYYERSAPGIVGPREVIVTAGGTLVGAVEQAPDEGTRFAFEPGSKLRMKISKASQGKPGAGQDKAGQASKTGRTG, from the coding sequence ATGAGCCAAAACATGCCGGAATTCACACCTGACGTCATCCTCAGCAAGATCAAGCGCGGCGAGCGGCTCGAGCGGGCCGATTTGCGCGGCGTGAACCTCGCGCGGGCGCCGCTGGAGGGGGCGAATCTCAGACGCTGCGATCTGGAGGGCTCGAACCTCGAGGGCGCCAAGCTCTCCCGCGCGAACCTCAAAAACGCCAGCCTACGCGAGGCGTACCTGGTGAGCGCCGATCTGCGCGAGGCGAACCTCGACAACGCCGATCTGGAGGGCGCGAACCTGGAAGGCGCCATCCTCGCCGGCGCCAATTTGAGCCGCGCGAACCTCGAAGGCGCGAACCTGGTGGGCGCCGATCTCACGGGCGCGAAATTCAGCTACGCGCAGCTCGACTCGGCCAACCTCGGGTGCGCCGACTTGAGCGGCGCCGTGCTCTCGCACGCCGATCTGGTCGAAGCGTACCTGGGCGCCGCGAAGCTCTTGGTCGCCGATCTCTCGAACGCGAACCTGCGCTCGGCGAACCTGGAGGAGGCCGACTTCACCGACGCGCGCTTGAACGACGCGGAGCTGGTGAGCGTGAACGCGCGCGCCGCGAAATTCATCGGCGCGTCGCTGCTCAAGGTGAACCTCTCCAACGCGAACCTGACCGACTCCGATCTCGAGAAGGCCGACGCGCGCCACGCGAACCTGGTGGGCGCGACGCTCGATGGCGCGAACGTGAACGGCCTGAAGGTCGGCGGCCTGTCGGGCACCGGCAAGTCGATCAAGAACGTGCGCGGCGAGTGGATCGACGTGACCATCCCTGGCGATGGCTCGTCCCGCGCGGCCGCCGCGCAGATGCCGGCCATCCTCGCGGGCGAGACGCCCACCTTGGTGGCGCCCTCGCAGCTCCCGCCGCAGCAGACCGGCCCGGGGCCGCACGCGGTGAAGCGCTACTTCGGACGCGGCGACACGTTCCGCAACGCGAGCCTGGAGTTCGACGACGGCGCGTCGGTCGAAATTCAGAGCCTCTTCGAGCAGTGCTCGATCACGCTCGGCCATGGCGTCGAGCTGGTGATCGGCAAATCGGGGATTCTGGCGGGCTGCCAGATAAACGGGTTTGGAAAAATCGTGGTCAACGGCCATTACTACGAGCGATCGGCGCCCGGCATCGTCGGGCCGCGCGAGGTGATCGTAACGGCGGGCGGCACCTTGGTGGGCGCGGTCGAGCAAGCACCGGACGAGGGGACGCGGTTCGCGTTCGAGCCCGGGTCGAAGCTGCGCATGAAGATCAGCAAGGCGAGCCAGGGTAAGCCGGGGGCTGGACAAGACAAGGCGGGGCAAGCGTCGAAGACTGGGAGGACGGGATGA
- a CDS encoding BamA/TamA family outer membrane protein, which translates to MKKLRASLAFAGAVLVATQGAARAGEQEATSKPPPPEGSAPSAGEKGGEGPGGKDRPWPASARWRSKKRALPDYDGRGDDPTTAGDVALWVPRVLLSPLYFTSEFLLRRPLGALIAGAERAGLPEALYNFFTFGPDHKAGVFPTAFADFGLRPSVGFLAFWRDAFVDGNELQVRGSIWTSDWLAGQVLDRITLRGKDTLTLQVSGLRRPDYIFHGIGPRSVHADRSRYGKDQIDAGAAIDLHLWRAIRLEAGIGMKSVEIYNGRFGGEPNISQGVDRGFFETPYGFDRGYTALYNHAMLALDTRKARPAPGSGIRIELQGDQGSDVRRTPGSGWVRYGGTVGGFYDLNGRGRVISLSVSTLFADPLGSAPIPFTELVSLGGPNAMRGYLPGRLVDRSATVVTARYRWPIWMWLDGSLQASVGNVFGEHLRDFKPSLLRFSGAVGVESVGTPDSSFELLMGMGSETFEHGGQINSFRFAVGSNRGF; encoded by the coding sequence ATGAAGAAGCTTCGAGCTTCGCTCGCGTTCGCGGGCGCGGTTTTGGTTGCGACGCAGGGTGCTGCGCGCGCGGGGGAGCAGGAGGCGACGTCCAAGCCCCCTCCCCCCGAGGGGTCCGCGCCCAGCGCAGGTGAGAAAGGCGGGGAGGGTCCAGGTGGGAAAGACCGCCCATGGCCAGCTTCGGCACGATGGCGCTCCAAAAAGCGCGCCCTACCCGATTACGACGGTCGCGGCGATGACCCCACGACGGCCGGCGACGTGGCCCTCTGGGTGCCGCGCGTGCTCTTGTCGCCTCTGTATTTTACGAGCGAGTTCCTCCTTCGACGGCCGCTCGGCGCGCTCATCGCAGGCGCGGAGCGGGCGGGGTTGCCGGAGGCGCTGTACAACTTTTTCACGTTTGGACCGGATCACAAGGCGGGCGTCTTTCCCACGGCGTTTGCGGATTTTGGGCTCCGGCCCAGCGTTGGATTTTTGGCGTTCTGGAGGGATGCGTTCGTCGATGGCAACGAGCTCCAGGTGCGCGGATCGATTTGGACGAGCGACTGGCTCGCCGGCCAGGTCCTCGACCGCATCACCCTGCGCGGCAAAGACACCCTGACCCTGCAGGTCTCGGGCTTGCGGCGGCCGGATTACATCTTTCATGGCATCGGCCCGCGCTCGGTGCACGCGGACCGGAGCCGCTACGGCAAGGATCAAATCGATGCGGGTGCGGCCATCGATTTGCACTTGTGGCGCGCCATCCGACTCGAGGCCGGGATCGGCATGAAGTCGGTCGAGATCTACAACGGCCGCTTCGGCGGGGAGCCCAACATCTCCCAGGGCGTCGACCGCGGCTTCTTCGAGACGCCGTACGGCTTCGATCGCGGGTACACCGCCCTGTACAACCACGCCATGCTGGCCCTGGATACGCGCAAGGCGCGGCCGGCGCCGGGATCGGGCATCCGCATCGAGCTCCAAGGCGACCAAGGGAGCGACGTGCGGCGCACGCCGGGATCGGGCTGGGTGCGCTATGGTGGAACGGTGGGCGGGTTTTACGATTTGAACGGCCGCGGACGGGTCATCAGCTTGTCCGTCTCCACCCTCTTCGCCGATCCGCTCGGCTCCGCGCCCATCCCCTTCACGGAGCTGGTTTCGCTGGGCGGCCCCAACGCCATGCGCGGCTACTTGCCGGGGCGCCTGGTGGACCGCAGCGCCACCGTCGTCACGGCGCGCTACCGCTGGCCGATCTGGATGTGGCTCGATGGATCGCTCCAAGCGTCGGTCGGCAACGTGTTCGGCGAGCACCTTCGGGACTTCAAGCCTTCGCTCCTGCGCTTCTCGGGCGCCGTTGGCGTCGAGAGCGTCGGAACGCCGGACAGCTCGTTCGAGCTCCTGATGGGCATGGGGAGCGAGACGTTCGAGCACGGCGGTCAGATCAACTCATTTCGCTTCGCGGTAGGGTCGAATCGTGGATTTTAG
- a CDS encoding helix-hairpin-helix domain-containing protein, protein MASTSQVDPSDVRGLFGELAANHMQPVRDFVAELTREPANSSWLEICEPAIRSLRRSAEGMDLPDLSHALDGFGASLVAAIKVGGPVIEGPVRDAVLAAYTGLVTVLPEAFTLPAVPSDRREALIVHAVLRQVPGVTRSTIEKLYGAGLTSLEAFYAARAEDLSAAAGISVEVAERIVAKAKSFRTERDRSRDVEREELAFTTALLRKLQTEFERAAEDWSDSGSRKRHVRQARAEALLKVEVILARWGAVDLVQEIDKLSFERKLEKIERFVKENATSR, encoded by the coding sequence TTGGCCTCGACCAGTCAAGTCGATCCGAGCGACGTTCGCGGGCTCTTCGGAGAGCTCGCCGCAAACCATATGCAGCCGGTCCGCGACTTCGTGGCCGAGCTGACGCGCGAGCCGGCCAACTCGTCCTGGCTCGAGATCTGTGAACCCGCGATCCGCTCCTTGCGCCGCTCGGCGGAGGGGATGGATCTCCCCGATCTGTCGCACGCCCTCGATGGCTTCGGCGCCTCGCTGGTGGCGGCGATCAAGGTGGGCGGCCCGGTGATCGAAGGCCCCGTGCGCGACGCGGTCCTCGCGGCCTACACGGGGTTGGTGACGGTTCTCCCCGAGGCGTTCACGTTGCCGGCGGTGCCGAGCGATCGGCGCGAGGCGCTCATCGTGCACGCGGTGCTGCGGCAGGTGCCGGGGGTCACGCGCAGCACCATCGAAAAACTCTATGGGGCAGGCCTCACGTCCCTCGAAGCCTTCTATGCTGCGCGCGCCGAGGATCTCAGCGCCGCCGCGGGCATCTCGGTCGAGGTGGCGGAGCGCATCGTCGCGAAGGCGAAGTCGTTCCGCACGGAGCGCGATCGCAGCCGCGACGTGGAGCGCGAAGAGCTTGCATTTACGACGGCGCTCCTGCGAAAACTGCAGACGGAGTTCGAGCGCGCGGCCGAAGATTGGTCGGATTCGGGCTCGCGCAAGAGGCACGTGCGTCAAGCGAGGGCGGAGGCGCTGCTCAAGGTCGAGGTCATTCTTGCGCGGTGGGGCGCGGTCGATCTGGTTCAGGAAATCGACAAGCTGTCGTTCGAGCGGAAGCTCGAGAAAATCGAACGCTTCGTGAAGGAAAACGCGACGAGTCGCTGA
- a CDS encoding helical backbone metal receptor — MLKILDDRQREHLFGSAPRRVVSLVPSDTLTVAELGCQGALVGRTDYCELPEEVVAKLPSVGGTKNPKIDAICDLSPDLVIANQEENTRSDLDKLIQRGIRVYVAFPKRVADGVAHMARLARIFHVASEPRVRVLCKQAYDAVREAEAALGKRPPVRTFCPIWMKPLMTIHGTTFISDMLTLAGADNVFADRERRYPLAADLGRAEPMDPSLIEGRDIRYPRVTMEEVVARAPELILLPDEPHPFSEEDADVFRATPTPAAQRGAVVRTGGKDLCWYGARSATALPKLRTLVDMYRGERVA, encoded by the coding sequence ATGTTGAAGATCCTTGACGACCGCCAGCGCGAGCACCTCTTTGGCTCCGCTCCCCGCAGGGTCGTCTCGCTGGTGCCGAGCGACACCCTCACGGTCGCCGAGCTTGGGTGCCAAGGTGCGCTGGTCGGGAGGACCGACTACTGCGAGCTGCCCGAAGAGGTGGTCGCGAAGCTGCCGAGCGTCGGGGGGACGAAGAATCCCAAGATCGATGCCATTTGCGATTTGTCGCCCGACCTCGTAATTGCCAATCAAGAAGAGAATACGAGGAGCGATCTCGATAAACTGATTCAGCGCGGTATACGCGTGTATGTCGCGTTCCCGAAACGCGTGGCCGACGGCGTCGCCCACATGGCCCGGCTGGCGCGGATCTTCCACGTCGCGTCGGAGCCGCGGGTGCGTGTATTGTGCAAGCAAGCGTACGATGCCGTGCGCGAGGCCGAGGCTGCGCTGGGAAAGCGGCCCCCCGTGCGAACGTTCTGCCCCATCTGGATGAAGCCTTTGATGACCATCCACGGGACCACCTTCATCAGCGACATGCTCACGCTCGCAGGTGCCGACAATGTCTTTGCCGATCGCGAACGGCGCTATCCGCTCGCGGCAGACCTGGGCCGCGCCGAGCCCATGGATCCGTCGCTGATCGAAGGACGCGACATCCGCTATCCGCGTGTCACCATGGAGGAAGTGGTCGCGCGCGCGCCGGAGTTGATCCTCCTCCCCGACGAGCCGCACCCCTTCTCCGAGGAGGACGCCGATGTCTTTCGCGCAACCCCAACCCCCGCCGCCCAACGTGGCGCGGTGGTCCGAACCGGCGGTAAGGATTTGTGTTGGTATGGAGCACGGAGCGCGACAGCGCTCCCCAAACTACGTACCCTCGTCGACATGTATCGCGGAGAGCGCGTCGCCTGA
- a CDS encoding phosphatase PAP2 family protein: MKNPIVSLAGNRPKARYGPRYVTRVLRYFARALTIACLLSVANTASATDPDKVEWSRDWPRIRVLEGLNIVALTFGSYAVSEHWKPVKVANFRGGWLFDEAVRDGLRGRTSDVQNTFLDVGDYLYKGAVLAPYIIDSYIVALGIHQSADVAIEMTLINLQALGTTGVVTIAVERASGRARPYTDQCQPDGTTRDSAGRTLANGCYGDQDNQSFYSGHAAAVATMAGLTCVHHQHLPLYGGGFADLAPCLVMMTAATATGVSRIVGDRHWSTDVLMGWGVGALSGYVLPSLLHYGFGGGHPLGELKTVGARVIPLPQVYTGGAGLGLTGVF; the protein is encoded by the coding sequence ATGAAGAACCCGATTGTTTCCCTGGCCGGGAATCGCCCGAAGGCGCGGTACGGGCCGAGGTACGTGACCCGTGTGCTTCGGTATTTTGCCCGGGCGCTCACCATAGCGTGTTTGCTCTCGGTGGCGAACACCGCCTCGGCCACCGATCCGGATAAAGTCGAGTGGAGCCGCGACTGGCCGCGCATCCGTGTGCTCGAAGGCCTCAACATCGTGGCGCTGACATTTGGCTCGTATGCGGTGAGCGAGCACTGGAAGCCTGTGAAAGTCGCCAACTTTCGCGGCGGTTGGCTCTTCGACGAGGCGGTCCGCGATGGGCTTCGCGGGCGCACGTCGGACGTGCAGAACACCTTCCTCGATGTCGGCGACTACCTTTACAAAGGGGCCGTGCTGGCACCTTACATCATTGATAGCTACATCGTTGCGCTCGGCATCCATCAGAGCGCGGACGTGGCCATCGAGATGACCCTCATCAACTTGCAAGCGCTGGGCACCACCGGCGTGGTGACCATCGCGGTCGAACGCGCCTCGGGCCGCGCGCGACCTTACACCGATCAATGCCAGCCGGACGGTACCACGCGCGACTCGGCGGGCCGCACGCTCGCCAACGGGTGCTACGGCGATCAGGACAACCAAAGCTTCTACAGCGGCCACGCCGCGGCGGTCGCCACCATGGCCGGCCTCACGTGCGTGCACCATCAGCACCTGCCGCTCTATGGCGGCGGCTTCGCCGATCTCGCGCCCTGCCTGGTGATGATGACCGCGGCTACGGCGACCGGCGTCTCCCGCATCGTGGGCGATCGGCACTGGTCGACCGATGTGCTCATGGGCTGGGGGGTGGGCGCGCTCTCGGGCTACGTTCTGCCCTCGCTCCTCCACTATGGCTTCGGCGGCGGGCACCCGCTCGGTGAGCTCAAGACCGTGGGGGCGCGGGTGATTCCGCTGCCGCAGGTCTACACGGGCGGCGCTGGTTTGGGCCTCACGGGAGTGTTTTGA
- a CDS encoding MFS transporter produces MANAPSSIERTFARLLRPFAKVEPEEAITAVVMTITLFLLLTAYYLLKTAREPLILLHGGAEVKSYAAAGQSMLLLVAVPAYGALAKRVGRMTLLASVYLFFVSNLAIFAALARAHANIGVAFYLWVGIFNMMAVSQFWNLAADVYTPEQGKRLFAILGIGGSTGAYAGSQVAKSLAGLGPQGLIIVAAAILVAVVLLLMWAERRASQNAEQRGSAAKGSADAHDEPVVGERTWALFMRDKYLLLAGTLTLIINWVNSNGEYILDRTLLEAVSGMQAQGVDPEKFVGHFKGDYFGWVNLVGMLLQLFVVSRVLDKLGVRAALFFLPGVAFVGYSLMATAPVLSLLKVAKISENSLDYSIQKTSFQALFLVASRVEKYVGKTAIETLIVRIGDVFSAGLVAVASAIGLSTRSLAGVNLVLIATWVVILVAIGKEHRRRSDESPELLALEPLRT; encoded by the coding sequence ATGGCCAATGCACCTTCTTCCATCGAGCGCACCTTCGCCCGCCTCCTCCGGCCCTTCGCCAAGGTGGAGCCGGAGGAGGCCATCACCGCCGTGGTGATGACGATCACGCTCTTTCTGCTCTTGACGGCGTACTACCTGCTCAAGACGGCGCGCGAGCCGCTCATCCTCCTGCACGGCGGCGCCGAGGTGAAGTCGTACGCGGCCGCCGGCCAGTCGATGCTGCTCCTCGTGGCGGTGCCCGCGTACGGCGCGCTGGCCAAGCGGGTGGGGCGCATGACGTTGCTCGCGTCCGTTTATCTCTTCTTCGTGTCGAACCTGGCCATCTTCGCGGCGCTGGCGCGCGCGCACGCGAACATCGGCGTGGCGTTCTATCTCTGGGTCGGCATCTTCAACATGATGGCCGTCTCGCAGTTCTGGAACCTGGCGGCCGACGTCTACACCCCCGAGCAAGGCAAGCGCCTCTTTGCCATCCTGGGCATCGGAGGCTCCACGGGGGCCTACGCGGGATCGCAGGTGGCCAAGTCGCTCGCCGGTCTGGGCCCGCAGGGGCTCATCATCGTGGCGGCGGCGATCTTGGTCGCCGTCGTCCTCTTGCTCATGTGGGCCGAGCGGCGCGCTTCGCAGAACGCCGAGCAGCGAGGCTCGGCGGCGAAGGGGAGCGCCGATGCGCACGACGAGCCGGTCGTGGGCGAGCGCACGTGGGCGCTGTTCATGCGCGACAAGTACTTGCTGCTGGCCGGCACGTTGACGTTGATCATCAACTGGGTGAACAGCAACGGCGAGTACATCCTCGATCGCACGTTGCTCGAGGCCGTGAGCGGGATGCAGGCGCAGGGCGTCGACCCGGAGAAGTTCGTGGGCCACTTCAAGGGGGACTACTTCGGGTGGGTCAACCTGGTGGGCATGCTGCTGCAGCTCTTCGTGGTGTCGCGCGTGCTGGACAAGCTCGGCGTGCGCGCGGCGCTGTTCTTTTTGCCGGGGGTGGCCTTCGTCGGCTATTCGCTGATGGCCACGGCGCCCGTCCTGTCGCTCCTCAAAGTCGCTAAAATTTCGGAGAACAGCCTGGATTATTCGATTCAAAAGACGTCGTTCCAAGCGCTCTTTTTGGTGGCTTCCCGGGTCGAAAAATACGTCGGCAAGACCGCGATCGAGACGCTCATCGTGCGCATCGGCGACGTCTTCTCCGCCGGCCTGGTGGCGGTGGCGAGCGCGATCGGGCTCTCCACCCGCTCGCTCGCCGGGGTCAATTTGGTGCTGATCGCGACGTGGGTGGTGATTTTGGTCGCCATCGGGAAAGAGCACCGGCGGCGAAGCGACGAGAGCCCCGAGCTCCTTGCGTTGGAGCCGCTGCGAACATGA
- a CDS encoding GNAT family N-acetyltransferase encodes MPIDSSDAHDLWYAVDSSRRELEPWLPWVPFNVDPDASFRYADASALDWDNARACRFGIRDRTSRKFLGVVGLESFAHLHQSVELGYWLRSDVTGRGCMTEAANALLTWAFRELKAHRVRVAAATDNHASLAVIRRLGFRFEGIAREAERCHGRWLDHAVFALLSSDRRP; translated from the coding sequence GTGCCGATTGATTCATCCGACGCCCACGATCTCTGGTACGCGGTCGATTCGTCGCGCCGCGAGCTGGAGCCGTGGCTTCCATGGGTCCCCTTCAACGTCGACCCCGACGCGAGCTTCCGCTACGCCGACGCGAGCGCGCTCGACTGGGACAACGCCCGCGCATGCCGCTTCGGCATCCGCGATCGCACCTCCCGCAAATTCCTGGGCGTGGTGGGCCTCGAGTCCTTCGCGCACCTGCACCAAAGCGTCGAACTCGGCTATTGGCTCCGCAGCGACGTCACCGGCCGCGGCTGCATGACCGAGGCCGCCAACGCGCTCCTCACATGGGCCTTCCGCGAGCTCAAAGCGCACCGGGTCCGCGTCGCCGCCGCCACCGACAACCACGCGTCCCTCGCCGTCATCCGCCGGCTGGGCTTCCGCTTCGAAGGCATCGCCCGCGAAGCCGAACGATGCCACGGCCGCTGGCTCGATCACGCCGTCTTCGCGCTCCTCTCGTCCGACCGGCGGCCTTGA
- a CDS encoding phosphatase PAP2 family protein, which translates to MRRLGWLEFEAGLLSLVLVASMVLPSPAHADEVQKPPASLTWNSSWPTFRPVEYVVTGVAGAAAAALFLFARSPSQPHWTGGILFDDAARDTFRLRNPGARDAARKASDVTALTAMVLVYGVDSLLIPLVRKSDRVALQLTLMNLEALALSSLTTNSLFIGVGRARPSYEDCQRDFNFDPLCNSGATSSFPSGHANGAFTAAGLSCAHHGHLPLYGGGAADVAACIGTLGLATATASLRVLGDRHYVTDVLTSAGIGFGFGYGVPTLLHYVAGSGGEQSGDQAKFSLIPMGGASQYGLMAVGSF; encoded by the coding sequence ATGCGGCGACTCGGTTGGCTTGAATTCGAAGCGGGGCTGCTCTCGCTGGTGTTGGTGGCATCCATGGTGCTCCCCTCCCCGGCCCACGCCGACGAGGTACAAAAACCGCCCGCCTCGTTGACTTGGAACTCCTCGTGGCCAACCTTTCGCCCCGTTGAATACGTGGTCACGGGAGTTGCAGGTGCCGCGGCTGCAGCCTTGTTTCTCTTCGCCAGATCTCCGAGCCAGCCGCACTGGACGGGCGGAATTCTCTTCGATGATGCCGCGCGCGACACCTTCCGTCTGCGCAACCCGGGGGCGCGCGATGCAGCGCGCAAAGCGAGCGACGTCACCGCCCTCACGGCCATGGTGCTCGTTTACGGGGTCGATTCTCTTTTGATTCCACTCGTGCGCAAGAGCGATCGCGTGGCCTTGCAGCTCACCTTGATGAATCTGGAGGCGCTTGCGCTCAGTTCGCTCACGACCAACAGCCTATTCATCGGCGTCGGGCGCGCACGGCCTTCGTACGAGGATTGCCAGCGCGATTTCAATTTCGATCCGCTCTGCAACTCGGGCGCGACCTCGTCATTTCCCAGCGGCCACGCCAATGGCGCGTTCACGGCCGCGGGGCTCTCGTGCGCGCACCACGGCCACCTACCGCTCTACGGCGGCGGCGCGGCCGACGTCGCTGCGTGCATCGGAACGCTTGGACTCGCGACGGCCACAGCGAGCCTTCGCGTCCTCGGAGATCGGCACTATGTAACCGATGTGTTGACCAGCGCAGGGATAGGATTCGGCTTTGGTTACGGGGTGCCGACCCTACTCCATTACGTGGCCGGCAGCGGCGGCGAGCAGAGTGGGGACCAGGCAAAATTTTCACTGATTCCAATGGGTGGCGCTTCACAATACGGTCTTATGGCGGTGGGGAGCTTCTGA